Genomic DNA from Desulforamulus hydrothermalis Lam5 = DSM 18033:
TGGGCCATTTAAAGGGGCATGATACCAAAGAAAATGTCCAGCGCAATTTTGGTATGGCGCACCCGGAAGGTTTTCGCAAAGCCTTGCGGTTAATGAAACAGGCTGAAAAATTCGGCCGCCCGGTTATTTGTTTTATCGATACCGCCGGTGCTTACTGCGGCATGGGAGCAGAGGAACGGGGGCAAGGTGAAGCCATTGCCAGAAACTTAATGGTTATGTCCGCCTTAAAAACGCCTGTGCTGGCAACAGTAATCGGGGAGGGCGGCAGCGGCGGCGCCCTGGCCCTGGGTGTGGCAAACCGGATTCTCATGCAGGAGCATGCAATTTTCTCAGTCAGCTCACCGGAAGCTGCCGCCAGCATCCTGTGGAAAGACGGCAGCAAAGCCAGGGAGGCGGCGGCGGCCCTGTGCCTTACAGCCCAGGATTTACTCAGGCTGGGTGTTATTGATGAAATTGTGCCGGAACCGCTGGGCGGCGCCCACAGTGATCTGACGGCTGCCTGCCGGCTTTTGGATCAGGCACTGCACCGTCACCTGACGGAGCTGTTAAGCCAGTCACCGGAGGAACTGGCCCAGGCCAGATATGCCAAGTTCCGGGCGATGGGGCAAACTGGTTAGAAATCAAAAAAATTGACAAGGATAAGCCTGCCGTCCTGCGGCAGGCTATAGGTATATCATCAGGTTTTTTGGGAGGCGAGGGATATGCAAAGAATTGGCGTTTTAACCAGCGGCGGTGATGCTTCGGGAATGAACTCCTGCATCCGGGCGGTGGTGCGGAAAGCCATTTACCACGGCCTGGAGGTAATCGGCATCCGCCGCGGTTACAGCGGCTTTATAGATGCCGATATGGGCCCCATGAATCTGGGTTCGGTGGCAGACATTATCAGCCGGGGCGGTACGATCTTACATACAGCCAGGTCCGAGCGGTTTAAGACCAAGGAAGGCCGGGCCCTGGCCATGGAAAATGTGGAGCGGTTCGGTATTCAGGGCTTGGTGGTCATTGGCGGGGATGGCTCCTTTACCGGTGCCAGTATATTTTCACAAGAACACGGGGTGCCGGTCATTTGTGTGCCGGGCACCATAGATAACGATATTGCCGGCACCGATTATACCATTGGTTTTGATACTGCGGTTAACAACGTGGTGGATGCCATCAACAAAATTCGTGATACGGCAACTTCACACGAACGCACCTTTGTAATTGAAGTAATGGGTCGCAACTCGGGCAACATTGCCCTGGCCGCAGGATTGGCCGGCGGGGCGGAATCCATTTTAATTCCCGAGATACCCTTTAATGTAGAAGATATTTGCAAAAAACTGTTAAACGGCATTAAGCGGGGAAAACTGCATTCGGTTATTTTGGTGGCGGAAGGGGCGGCCAGCGGCCTGGAAATCGGCCAACAGATAAAAGCACTGACCGGTTTTGATACAAAAGTTACCATTTTGGGTCATTTGCAGCGGGGCGGTATCCCTACAGCCTTTGACCGTATTTTAGCAGCCCGGTTGGGTGCCCGGGCAGTGGAACTGTTGATGGCCGGCGAAACCCATAAAATGGTGGGCATCCGGGCAGGTGAAATTGTCGCTACCGATTTAACAGAAGTGCTGGGCAAACCAAGCCCCATCAATAAAGATATGTACCATCTGGCAAGAATACTATCTATCTAAACGTCCTGCCGAACAGGAGGGATTTGCTCATGCGACGCACCAAAATTGTTTGTACCATCGGCCCCGCCAGCGAAAATGTAGAAACCCTAAAAAAAATGATGCTGGCCGGTATGAATGTTGCGAGGTTGAACTTTTCCCACGGTACCCATGCAGATCACGGCCGGAGAATTGCCGCTATTCGCCAGGCAGCTGCTGAAGTGGGCAAGAATATTGCCATTATGCTGGATACCAAAGGCCCGGAGATTCGCCTGAAAAAATTTGCCAATCCCCCCGTTACCCTGGAGCCGGGGCAGCGTTTTACCCTGACCACCCGGGAAGTGTTGGGGGACAATACCATTGTGGCGGTAACCTATCAGGATTTGCCCCGGGATGTACGGCCGGGCAGCAAGGTGGCCATAGCTGACGGTTTAATTGAGCTGACAGTGGAGGAGGTGGCGGGACAGGATGTTCATTGCCGGGTGGTTAACGGCGGGCAGCTGTCTGACCAGAAAGGGGTTAACCTGCCCGGTGTTAATGTTAACCTGCCGGCCATTACGGAAAAGGACATTGCCGATATTCATTTTGGTCTGTCTCAGGGCATAGATTTTATTGCCGCTTCCTTTATCCGCAAGCCTGCCGATGTTATTGCCATCCGGCAAATTGTGGAACAGTACGGCGCAGATGTGGATATTATCGCTAAAATTGAAAGCCGTCAGGGGGTAGACAACCTGGCGGAAATTATTAACGTGGCCGACGGCATTATGGTGGCCCGGGGCGACCTGGGCGTGGAAATTCCGGCCGAAGAGGTGCCGGTTTTGCAAAAAACCATGATTGAAATGTGCAACCTGGCGGGCAAACCGGTAATCACCGCCACCCAAATGCTGGAATCCATGACCCAGAACCCCCGGCCCACCCGGGCGGAAGCCAGCGATGTAGCCAATGCCATTTTTGACGGCACAGATGCCATTATGCTCTCAGGGGAAACCGCTGCCGGCAAGTACCCGGTTCAGGCGGTAGAAACCATGGCCCGCATTGCCCGCCGGGCGGAACTGGCCGTAAATTTTGATGATCTGCCGGTGGCCCGGGGGGCGGCCATGCAGCGAACGGTAACAGACGGCATCAGCCACGCAGTCTGCACCATCGCCAGGGAACTGGGGGTTAGCGCCATTATAACGGCCACCGCCAGCGGTCATACCGCCAGGATGATTGCCAAGTATCGTCCCCAGGTACTGGTGGTGGCTGTTACGCCAAGGGCCAAAGTGCTAAGAAAACTGGCCCTGGTTTGGGGTGTGGAACCATTGTTAATCGGTGATGTAACAGGAACGGACGAAATGATTGCCGGCTCGGTGGAAGCCGCCCTGGCATCCGGTCTGGTTGCCGCCGGTGACCTGGTGGTTATTACCGCCGGGGTGCCGGTGGGTGTGCACGGTACCACCAATATGATGAAGGTGCATACCGTCGGCACGCTGCTGGCCAGGGGTACAGGCATCGGCCGGCGGGCTGTCACCGGCAAGGTGCGGATTTGCCGCACGGCACAGGCAGCTTTGGAGCAGGTACAGCCCGGGGATATTCTGGTTACTCTGGCCACCGACCGCGATTTTGTGCCGGCCATGGAAAAGGCTGCGGCGGTTATTACCGAGGAGGGAGGCTTAACCTCCCATGCTGCCATTGTCGGATTGGAATTTGGGATCCCGGTTATTGTGGGTGTGGAGAACGCCGCTGAAATCTTGCCGGAGGGTGAAATTATTACGGTGGACGGCCAGCGGGGCTTGATTTACGGTGGCGTGGCCAGAGTGCTGTAAAGCGTGCAACTGATAAAGTTCAAAAGTTTTCACAAACCACCTGCGCAAACTGATGGCTCAGGTGGTTTTCCGCTATAGGAAGGAGAGGAGGCCTTTTGCTAAAGGTTATACAAACGGCTATGACGCCGGCGGACCTGGCACGGTTGAAGGGTCAGCCGGTAATGGATGCCCG
This window encodes:
- a CDS encoding acetyl-CoA carboxylase carboxyltransferase subunit alpha — protein: MALDFERPLLELEAKIEELKRFTNEKGIDFSDEIALLEKKSRDMKENIYSHLTPWQKVQIARHAARPNTLDYIKALFTDFLELHGDRLYGDDPAVLGGLARYKGIPVTVLGHLKGHDTKENVQRNFGMAHPEGFRKALRLMKQAEKFGRPVICFIDTAGAYCGMGAEERGQGEAIARNLMVMSALKTPVLATVIGEGGSGGALALGVANRILMQEHAIFSVSSPEAAASILWKDGSKAREAAAALCLTAQDLLRLGVIDEIVPEPLGGAHSDLTAACRLLDQALHRHLTELLSQSPEELAQARYAKFRAMGQTG
- the pfkA gene encoding 6-phosphofructokinase; this encodes MQRIGVLTSGGDASGMNSCIRAVVRKAIYHGLEVIGIRRGYSGFIDADMGPMNLGSVADIISRGGTILHTARSERFKTKEGRALAMENVERFGIQGLVVIGGDGSFTGASIFSQEHGVPVICVPGTIDNDIAGTDYTIGFDTAVNNVVDAINKIRDTATSHERTFVIEVMGRNSGNIALAAGLAGGAESILIPEIPFNVEDICKKLLNGIKRGKLHSVILVAEGAASGLEIGQQIKALTGFDTKVTILGHLQRGGIPTAFDRILAARLGARAVELLMAGETHKMVGIRAGEIVATDLTEVLGKPSPINKDMYHLARILSI
- the pyk gene encoding pyruvate kinase, yielding MRRTKIVCTIGPASENVETLKKMMLAGMNVARLNFSHGTHADHGRRIAAIRQAAAEVGKNIAIMLDTKGPEIRLKKFANPPVTLEPGQRFTLTTREVLGDNTIVAVTYQDLPRDVRPGSKVAIADGLIELTVEEVAGQDVHCRVVNGGQLSDQKGVNLPGVNVNLPAITEKDIADIHFGLSQGIDFIAASFIRKPADVIAIRQIVEQYGADVDIIAKIESRQGVDNLAEIINVADGIMVARGDLGVEIPAEEVPVLQKTMIEMCNLAGKPVITATQMLESMTQNPRPTRAEASDVANAIFDGTDAIMLSGETAAGKYPVQAVETMARIARRAELAVNFDDLPVARGAAMQRTVTDGISHAVCTIARELGVSAIITATASGHTARMIAKYRPQVLVVAVTPRAKVLRKLALVWGVEPLLIGDVTGTDEMIAGSVEAALASGLVAAGDLVVITAGVPVGVHGTTNMMKVHTVGTLLARGTGIGRRAVTGKVRICRTAQAALEQVQPGDILVTLATDRDFVPAMEKAAAVITEEGGLTSHAAIVGLEFGIPVIVGVENAAEILPEGEIITVDGQRGLIYGGVARVL